In a single window of the Nicotiana tomentosiformis chromosome 10, ASM39032v3, whole genome shotgun sequence genome:
- the LOC138900317 gene encoding uncharacterized protein translates to MWALKKLNLDWDVAANMTVAQLNELDEFRYREYTSSSLYKEKMKYLYDKYIRNKGFKEDDFVLLFNSRLWIFPEKLKSKWNGPFEVVKVTPFGALDLKNKNDEVFRVNSHRVKHYLGKVDDCHVVALIHFK, encoded by the coding sequence atgtgggcattgaagaagcttaatcttgattgggatgtcgCCGCTAACATGacggtggcacaattgaatgagcttgatgaattccggtaccgTGAATATACAAGTTCttccttatacaaggagaagatgaagtacctctatgacaagtacatccggaacaaggggttcaaagaagatgattttgtgttattgttcaattctcggttatgGATATTTCCGGAaaagttgaagtctaagtggaatggtccgtttgaggttgtgaaggtgacaccctttggtgcattagacttgaaaaataaaaatgatgaagtgtttagagtcaatagtcaccgggtgaagcattatcttgGAAAAGTTGATGATTGCCACGTCGTGgcattaattcatttcaagtga